Proteins from one Pontibacter korlensis genomic window:
- a CDS encoding acetyl-CoA C-acyltransferase yields MQVKEVYIISAVRTPIGSFGGALASLSATQLGAAAIKGALEKAGVDKSQVQEVIMGNVISANLGQAPARQAAIFAGLGHEVECTTVNKVCASGSKAIMFAAQAIMLGHKDVIVAGGMESMSNVPYYLEKARFGAKLGHGQMTDGLLKDGLWDVYNDFHMGNAAENTAKELKITREMQDEYAISSYKKVAEAAEAGLLKDEIVPVEVPQRGKDPIVVAEDEEFRKVNFDKIPGLKPVFDKAGTVTAANASTLNDGAAAVVLMSKEKAEELGVKPIAKIRGFADAEQDPIWFTTTPSLAIPKALKHAGVDPSEVDFYEINEAFSVVSIANNQKLGLEGGKVNVFGGAVSLGHPLGASGARILATLCNVLDKKGGKIGVTGICNGGGGASSIVIEKL; encoded by the coding sequence ATGCAAGTAAAAGAAGTATATATTATCTCAGCAGTTCGTACTCCAATCGGCTCATTTGGTGGAGCCCTGGCTAGCCTTTCAGCTACACAGCTTGGTGCTGCTGCCATAAAAGGAGCTCTGGAAAAAGCCGGCGTAGATAAAAGCCAGGTGCAGGAAGTGATTATGGGTAACGTAATCTCTGCCAACCTTGGCCAAGCTCCTGCTCGCCAGGCAGCTATCTTTGCCGGATTAGGCCATGAGGTGGAGTGTACTACTGTCAATAAAGTTTGTGCCTCAGGTTCGAAAGCCATCATGTTCGCAGCGCAGGCTATTATGCTGGGCCATAAAGATGTGATAGTGGCAGGCGGTATGGAGAGCATGAGCAATGTGCCTTACTACCTCGAGAAGGCGCGTTTTGGAGCCAAGCTTGGCCACGGCCAGATGACAGACGGCCTGCTGAAAGACGGCCTTTGGGATGTGTACAACGACTTTCATATGGGTAATGCAGCGGAGAACACGGCCAAAGAACTAAAGATCACGCGCGAAATGCAGGATGAGTATGCCATAAGCTCCTACAAAAAAGTAGCTGAGGCTGCAGAGGCTGGTTTGCTGAAGGATGAGATTGTGCCCGTAGAAGTGCCACAGCGCGGTAAAGACCCAATTGTTGTAGCTGAAGACGAAGAGTTTAGAAAAGTTAACTTTGATAAGATACCTGGATTGAAGCCAGTGTTTGATAAAGCTGGTACAGTTACAGCTGCCAATGCCTCCACCCTAAACGACGGTGCTGCTGCAGTGGTACTGATGAGCAAGGAGAAAGCAGAGGAACTGGGTGTGAAGCCGATTGCTAAGATCCGTGGCTTTGCCGATGCGGAGCAGGACCCGATCTGGTTTACCACTACGCCATCGCTGGCTATACCAAAAGCACTGAAACACGCAGGTGTAGATCCATCAGAAGTAGATTTCTATGAGATCAACGAAGCCTTCTCGGTAGTTTCTATTGCCAACAACCAAAAGCTTGGCTTGGAAGGCGGCAAGGTGAATGTTTTCGGAGGAGCCGTATCACTTGGCCACCCGCTGGGAGCCTCTGGTGCCCGTATACTTGCCACACTTTGCAACGTTCTGGATAAAAAAGGAGGTAAGATCGGTGTAACCGGTATCTGCAACGGTGGCGGTGGTGCCTCTTCTATCGTTATCGAGAAACTATAA
- a CDS encoding aldo/keto reductase encodes MELRRLGKSDVMVTPMAFGAWAIGGWMWGGAEEQAAIRAIKAAFDAGITTIDTAPVYGFGRSEELVGKALEGIPREQYQILTKFGMNWQTEQGEYFFDSVDNDGKPFKMYKWASREKIMQECEDSLRRLKTDYIDLYQIHWPDATTPISETFEAVQRLIEQGKVRAAGVCNYNVEQVSEALETIQLASNQVPYSMINRGIEQDVVPQAIDRGLGIIPYSPLQRGLLTGKIKPGHQFNEGDTREGNLFYTDENISRTQTLLDEIRPIAEKHNATLAQLVINWTIHRPGVACVLVGARDEQQVADNAKALEFTLTSEELDTITAAADKFTPAPVS; translated from the coding sequence ATGGAACTAAGAAGATTAGGTAAATCAGACGTAATGGTAACACCTATGGCCTTTGGAGCCTGGGCAATTGGAGGATGGATGTGGGGCGGTGCTGAAGAGCAGGCCGCTATCAGAGCAATAAAAGCGGCTTTCGATGCAGGTATAACCACCATAGACACAGCACCAGTATATGGCTTCGGCCGCAGCGAAGAGTTGGTGGGCAAAGCACTGGAAGGTATACCACGCGAGCAGTACCAAATCTTGACGAAGTTTGGCATGAACTGGCAAACAGAGCAGGGAGAGTACTTCTTCGACTCTGTAGACAATGACGGTAAGCCTTTTAAAATGTATAAATGGGCTTCCAGAGAGAAAATCATGCAAGAGTGTGAAGACAGTCTTCGCCGCCTTAAGACTGATTACATTGATTTGTACCAGATTCACTGGCCTGACGCTACTACGCCTATAAGCGAAACGTTTGAGGCTGTACAGCGCCTTATAGAACAAGGCAAAGTAAGAGCTGCTGGTGTATGCAACTATAATGTAGAGCAGGTATCAGAGGCCTTAGAGACTATTCAATTAGCTTCTAATCAAGTGCCTTACTCCATGATCAACAGAGGTATAGAGCAAGATGTAGTTCCTCAGGCCATTGATAGGGGTTTGGGTATCATACCTTACAGCCCGCTGCAAAGAGGACTGCTAACCGGTAAAATCAAGCCAGGGCATCAGTTCAATGAAGGCGATACGCGTGAAGGTAACCTCTTTTACACTGATGAAAACATTAGCAGAACTCAAACACTACTTGACGAGATTAGACCTATAGCTGAAAAGCATAACGCTACACTTGCACAACTAGTAATCAACTGGACCATCCACAGACCTGGAGTGGCCTGTGTGTTGGTTGGTGCCCGCGATGAGCAACAGGTTGCTGATAATGCTAAAGCTTTAGAGTTCACTTTAACTAGCGAAGAGCTTGATACCATTACTGCTGCTGCAGACAAGTTCACTCCTGCTCCAGTAAGTTAA
- a CDS encoding toxin-antitoxin system YwqK family antitoxin has translation MRKLLALLFPACLAQGMAMAQQQVVTYHDEGFTQVKEEYFITPDSAIVGYYNRYYPTGEREALVKFVEGKKDSVYTEFYPGGQPKLQLTYHLDVKQGPFKAYRPDGRVLQEGFFENDQQSKLFKIYFPDGTLQKETEFVNGSPEGVVREYYPSGKVKSEITYRNGKQNGLAKTYYSNGNLETEASYTNGMLQGSYKTFYDNGQVETEVQNVAGQKQGTYKSFYRSGKFSTEGQFLAGKMHGPAKSYYESGKPRSIITYKNGEVSGTAQYFYEDGKLKEEITASSNGTNVKTLRYYPSGNLQAEEQLKDKKKHGNWKEYFNAPGKQTKLSENYNDDKLTGERLTYHENGQVQEKHTYEKGKIVGSSFTYYPSGKLKSETSHKDGLRFGPYKAYFEDGKTEVLGQFRNNRETGTWKYHNAEGKVVKTRVYRNGQIQEEKEK, from the coding sequence ATGCGTAAACTCCTCGCCTTACTGTTTCCAGCTTGTCTTGCACAAGGTATGGCCATGGCACAGCAACAGGTTGTCACCTACCACGATGAAGGCTTTACACAAGTAAAGGAAGAGTATTTTATTACGCCGGACTCTGCTATAGTAGGGTATTACAACCGCTACTACCCTACGGGGGAACGTGAGGCACTGGTAAAGTTTGTGGAAGGCAAAAAGGACAGCGTGTACACAGAGTTCTACCCAGGTGGACAGCCAAAGCTTCAGCTCACGTATCATCTTGATGTAAAGCAGGGTCCATTTAAAGCCTATCGCCCCGATGGCAGAGTGTTGCAGGAAGGCTTCTTTGAGAACGATCAACAAAGCAAGCTGTTCAAGATATACTTTCCGGATGGCACCCTACAAAAAGAGACAGAGTTTGTAAACGGGTCTCCGGAGGGAGTGGTGCGTGAGTATTACCCATCTGGTAAGGTAAAATCTGAAATTACCTACCGAAACGGCAAGCAGAATGGATTGGCTAAGACTTACTATTCTAATGGTAATCTCGAAACAGAGGCAAGCTATACCAACGGTATGCTGCAGGGTTCTTACAAAACCTTCTATGACAATGGTCAGGTAGAGACGGAAGTACAGAACGTAGCCGGACAAAAGCAGGGTACCTATAAGAGCTTTTATCGCAGCGGCAAGTTTAGCACTGAGGGGCAGTTCTTAGCCGGCAAAATGCATGGACCAGCCAAGTCATACTATGAAAGCGGTAAGCCGCGAAGCATCATTACCTACAAAAACGGAGAAGTAAGTGGCACAGCACAGTATTTCTACGAGGATGGAAAGTTGAAGGAGGAGATTACAGCTAGCAGCAATGGCACAAATGTCAAAACCCTGCGCTACTATCCATCAGGTAACCTGCAGGCAGAGGAGCAGCTCAAAGACAAGAAGAAGCACGGCAACTGGAAAGAATACTTCAACGCCCCCGGCAAGCAGACCAAGCTCAGCGAAAATTACAACGACGATAAGCTTACAGGCGAACGCCTCACTTACCACGAAAACGGGCAGGTGCAGGAAAAGCATACGTACGAGAAAGGTAAAATTGTAGGTAGCAGCTTCACCTACTACCCATCTGGCAAGCTAAAATCCGAGACAAGTCATAAGGATGGACTGCGCTTCGGCCCTTACAAAGCTTACTTTGAAGATGGCAAAACAGAAGTGCTGGGGCAATTTCGCAATAACCGGGAGACTGGCACCTGGAAGTACCACAACGCTGAAGGTAAAGTGGTGAAAACCCGAGTGTACCGAAATGGCCAGATACAGGAAGAGAAAGAGAAGTAA
- a CDS encoding M16 family metallopeptidase translates to MDVTNVNANLLRPRLLMLLLGLGLLITSCSQKTITSSSAEAISTATTDSATVNTTAFEVPVEYYTLDNGLKVVLSPDHTAPVVTVAVYYNIGFRIEPKDRTGFAHLFEHMMFQGSENLGKMEFIQLVQKNGGILNGSTRFDFTNYFEIVPAHKLETMLWAEADRMKGLNITQDNLTNQQGVVKNEVKVNVLNQPYGGFPWLDMPQYANKNWYNAHNFYGDLKDLDAANLEDVQSFFKTYYSPNNAALVVVGDFDPAQAKEWVQQYFADIPSAALPEKVDLSEPRQEKEQRFTKDDKLANKPALAFAYHMPERNTPAYYAMGLLDQILLQGKDSRLYQALVQERGYTGSVNGGINAYLGNMFNYNGPMLWMGDLVYDKDVAADSIINVLDQEIAKLQQKGVSQEQLDLAMVKMRSSLYDQVSQLYGFGRADLLATFALFDDNPSRINQLEEEFRKVTPELMQETIRQYLRPTNRTILLINPQAQI, encoded by the coding sequence ATGGATGTTACTAATGTAAACGCAAACCTGCTAAGGCCGCGGCTTCTGATGCTTTTGTTAGGTTTAGGATTGCTCATAACCTCTTGTAGCCAAAAGACAATTACTTCCTCATCAGCAGAAGCGATATCTACTGCAACTACAGACTCCGCTACCGTTAACACTACTGCTTTTGAGGTACCTGTAGAGTACTACACGCTCGACAATGGTCTTAAAGTAGTGCTCTCGCCTGACCACACGGCGCCCGTAGTAACAGTTGCTGTTTATTATAATATAGGCTTTCGTATCGAACCTAAAGACCGGACAGGCTTTGCGCACCTTTTCGAGCATATGATGTTTCAGGGCTCCGAAAATCTTGGCAAGATGGAGTTTATTCAGTTGGTTCAGAAGAATGGCGGTATCCTGAACGGCAGTACACGTTTCGACTTTACAAATTACTTCGAGATAGTGCCGGCTCATAAACTGGAAACAATGCTATGGGCCGAGGCGGACCGTATGAAGGGCCTTAATATCACACAGGATAACTTAACCAACCAACAGGGTGTAGTTAAGAACGAGGTAAAGGTAAATGTACTGAACCAACCTTATGGAGGTTTCCCATGGCTTGATATGCCACAATACGCCAATAAGAACTGGTATAATGCACATAACTTTTATGGAGACCTGAAAGACCTTGACGCAGCCAACCTGGAAGATGTGCAGTCTTTCTTCAAAACCTATTACTCACCTAACAATGCAGCACTGGTGGTGGTAGGAGACTTTGATCCGGCACAGGCAAAGGAGTGGGTGCAGCAATATTTTGCAGATATTCCGTCTGCTGCCTTACCGGAGAAAGTAGACTTATCGGAACCTAGGCAGGAGAAGGAGCAGCGCTTTACTAAAGATGATAAACTGGCAAATAAGCCAGCACTAGCTTTTGCATACCACATGCCAGAACGCAATACACCTGCTTATTATGCCATGGGCTTGCTAGACCAGATTCTGCTGCAGGGGAAAGATAGCCGCCTATACCAGGCTCTTGTTCAGGAGCGTGGTTACACAGGTTCAGTAAATGGTGGCATAAATGCATACCTGGGTAACATGTTCAATTATAACGGCCCAATGCTTTGGATGGGGGACCTGGTATATGATAAGGACGTGGCGGCAGATTCTATCATCAACGTGCTGGACCAGGAGATAGCGAAACTTCAGCAGAAGGGTGTAAGCCAGGAGCAGCTAGATTTAGCTATGGTGAAGATGCGTTCCTCTTTATACGACCAGGTTAGTCAGCTTTATGGCTTTGGCAGGGCAGATTTGCTGGCAACCTTCGCCTTGTTTGATGATAACCCTTCACGCATCAATCAGTTGGAGGAGGAGTTCAGAAAGGTAACTCCGGAACTTATGCAGGAAACGATACGCCAATACCTGCGGCCAACTAACCGAACTATCCTGCTTATAAATCCACAGGCACAGATATAA
- a CDS encoding alpha/beta hydrolase family protein has translation MKKLLCLAVVFSAALLQAEAQEQTAKKTLTHDVYDSWKGLAGDKISNNGKYVLYNIDPQEGDGDLYIRNMVNNAIAKYNRGSKASFTNDNEFAVFQIKPEHQKVRALKLKKKKGDDLPKDSLAIVNLQDMSVVKVPRVKSYKLPKEGSGWVAYHLEKPLAEKKEDKKSDAVEGEKKADAKKKSPKKNKDAKGTELVLRNLRTGQEQRFSRVTDYIFSEQGNMLYFVKDELDSLHRAGVFAFSTAEMKEMPIDTGRVTYKGISADKAGEQLAYVASADTVGADIRYFSLNYWNTKTRRNQVLADTLAKGMPQNWMVSEHGNLSFSEDGKRLFFGTFPRPVRYEKDTTQLEEDKVSLDIWTYKDPLIQPMQLKQNDRTLKRSFLAMYDLKNGSMQQLATLEMPDVYLDAYKTGDVALGVSDEKYKITIGYDTPTRKDAYLIDLKKGTTKQILTGTRGNPRVSPMGKYVYWYEPMDSSWHAMSTRGGDNINLTKQIGVPFYEEFNDMPVLPDDYGLAGWVENDALLLVYDQHDIWKLDPAGKRAAVNLTDKYGRQNNLRLRYEKLDSEQKFIPANAELYLSGFNLSTKADGYYKDYLNKEVKPEKLVSSDHAYSSLSKAKNSTLVTFRRGDYRNYNDLYASSLSFANVQQLTDANPQASEYKWGTVELVEWKSTDGIPLQGLLYKPENFDPTKKYPMMVYFYERSSDRMHAHRTPAPSASTINIPLFVSNDYLVFVPDIVYQNGYPGESAMDCIIPGVQMLVQQGFVDDKNMALQGQSWGGYQIAYMVTRTNLFKAAMAGAPVSNMTSAYGGIRWGTGLSRQFQYERTQSRIGGTLWEKPMQFIENSPLFFADRVQTPLLIMHNDNDGAVPWYQGIEYFMALRRLNKPVWMLVYNGEEHNLMQRKNRKDLSMRMSQFFDHYLKGAPAPVWMEQGVPSVVKGKDYGLELVGKPEVARELED, from the coding sequence ATGAAGAAACTTTTATGCCTGGCTGTTGTCTTTAGTGCCGCTCTGCTTCAGGCAGAGGCACAAGAGCAAACAGCTAAAAAAACACTTACCCACGACGTATACGACAGCTGGAAAGGCCTTGCAGGAGATAAAATCTCTAATAACGGCAAGTATGTGCTTTACAACATCGATCCTCAGGAGGGAGACGGTGATTTATACATTCGCAACATGGTAAATAATGCCATTGCCAAGTATAACCGTGGTTCCAAAGCCAGCTTTACAAACGATAACGAGTTTGCCGTCTTCCAGATTAAGCCGGAGCACCAGAAGGTACGGGCTCTGAAACTGAAAAAGAAGAAGGGCGATGATTTACCAAAGGACTCCTTGGCTATAGTGAATCTTCAGGATATGAGTGTGGTAAAAGTGCCGCGCGTAAAATCCTACAAGTTGCCAAAAGAGGGCAGTGGTTGGGTAGCCTATCATCTTGAGAAGCCGTTGGCTGAAAAGAAAGAGGATAAAAAGAGTGATGCGGTAGAAGGTGAAAAGAAAGCCGATGCGAAAAAGAAGTCACCAAAGAAAAACAAAGACGCCAAAGGCACAGAGCTGGTACTGCGCAATCTGAGAACAGGGCAGGAGCAGCGCTTCTCACGTGTTACGGATTACATCTTCTCAGAGCAGGGCAACATGCTATACTTCGTGAAGGATGAGCTAGACTCGCTGCACCGTGCTGGTGTTTTTGCTTTCAGCACCGCCGAAATGAAGGAAATGCCTATAGATACAGGTAGAGTTACCTACAAAGGTATAAGTGCGGATAAGGCCGGAGAACAATTGGCCTACGTAGCATCAGCCGATACTGTAGGGGCAGACATCCGCTATTTCAGCCTGAACTACTGGAACACCAAAACACGCAGGAACCAAGTGCTGGCTGATACCTTGGCGAAAGGCATGCCGCAGAACTGGATGGTTAGCGAGCACGGCAACCTCTCTTTCTCCGAAGATGGTAAGCGCCTGTTTTTCGGCACCTTTCCGCGCCCGGTGCGCTACGAGAAAGATACTACGCAGCTAGAGGAAGACAAGGTAAGCCTGGACATATGGACTTACAAGGATCCGCTTATTCAGCCGATGCAGCTTAAGCAAAATGATCGCACACTGAAGCGCTCCTTCCTGGCTATGTATGATTTGAAGAATGGCAGTATGCAGCAGTTGGCTACACTGGAGATGCCCGATGTATACTTGGATGCTTATAAAACTGGTGATGTGGCTTTAGGTGTGAGCGACGAGAAGTATAAAATCACCATTGGTTATGATACGCCAACCCGCAAAGATGCTTACCTCATCGACCTGAAGAAGGGCACTACCAAGCAGATATTGACAGGCACCAGGGGCAATCCTCGTGTGTCGCCTATGGGCAAGTATGTGTATTGGTATGAACCAATGGATAGCAGCTGGCATGCTATGAGTACCAGGGGAGGAGACAATATCAATCTGACAAAACAGATAGGGGTACCGTTTTATGAGGAGTTCAACGACATGCCGGTATTGCCTGACGATTATGGATTGGCAGGTTGGGTAGAGAATGATGCTCTGCTTTTAGTATACGACCAGCACGACATCTGGAAATTAGATCCCGCAGGAAAGAGAGCAGCTGTTAACCTTACTGATAAGTATGGCCGCCAAAATAACCTGCGTCTACGCTACGAGAAGCTGGACAGCGAGCAGAAATTTATTCCTGCCAATGCAGAGCTGTACTTGAGCGGCTTCAACCTCTCTACCAAGGCCGATGGCTACTATAAGGATTACCTAAATAAAGAGGTGAAACCAGAGAAGCTTGTTAGCTCTGACCACGCCTACTCTTCATTAAGTAAGGCTAAAAACAGCACCCTTGTAACCTTCCGCCGTGGAGACTACCGCAACTACAACGACCTTTATGCTTCCAGCCTGAGTTTTGCTAATGTGCAGCAGTTAACCGATGCTAACCCACAGGCTTCAGAGTATAAGTGGGGAACAGTAGAACTAGTAGAGTGGAAGTCTACAGACGGTATACCGCTACAAGGGCTGTTGTACAAGCCAGAGAACTTCGACCCAACAAAGAAGTACCCAATGATGGTGTATTTCTACGAGCGTTCTTCGGATCGCATGCACGCCCACCGTACACCTGCTCCAAGCGCCTCTACTATTAACATCCCGCTGTTTGTCAGCAACGATTACTTAGTGTTCGTACCGGATATAGTGTATCAGAACGGCTACCCGGGCGAGAGCGCCATGGATTGCATCATACCTGGTGTACAGATGCTGGTGCAGCAGGGATTTGTGGATGATAAGAACATGGCATTGCAGGGCCAGAGCTGGGGCGGCTATCAGATTGCTTATATGGTTACCCGCACTAACCTGTTTAAAGCAGCCATGGCTGGTGCCCCTGTGTCTAACATGACGAGTGCCTATGGTGGTATTCGCTGGGGTACGGGTTTGAGCCGACAGTTCCAGTATGAGCGCACACAGAGCCGTATTGGTGGTACACTGTGGGAAAAACCGATGCAGTTTATTGAGAATTCGCCCCTGTTCTTTGCTGATCGCGTGCAGACACCACTACTGATCATGCATAACGACAACGACGGCGCTGTGCCGTGGTATCAGGGCATCGAGTACTTTATGGCGCTTCGTCGTCTGAACAAGCCTGTTTGGATGCTGGTGTATAATGGGGAGGAGCACAACCTGATGCAGCGCAAGAACCGCAAAGACCTTTCGATGCGCATGTCGCAGTTCTTCGACCATTACCTGAAAGGAGCCCCGGCTCCGGTTTGGATGGAGCAGGGTGTGCCATCGGTTGTAAAGGGTAAGGATTATGGTTTGGAACTGGTTGGCAAACCAGAGGTAGCCAGAGAGCTAGAAGACTAG
- a CDS encoding M16 family metallopeptidase yields MKKILSISLSMLLAMSTNVVLAQKQTPPEGGEPKNFTLPAKQEFKLPNGLEATMVPYGEIPKVTVNLVVQAGNVHEVPKENGLADIVGKLMEQGTATRNASQIAEEVARMGGSLHISIGPNQTYISGDVLSEYGPDLIRLMADILKEPAFPESELERVKNDFKRQMNLARAQPGTQAQMKFSNALYGDHPYGRGLPTDAEIDAYTLEQVRDFYQRQFGAQRTNIYVAGKFDASAMKDAISSSLSDWREGPARQIPVAKPVTKKNMFVIDRPAAPQSTIVMGLPVVDPSHPDYMALRVTNSLLGGSFGSRITRNIREDKGYTYSPYSSLSARYKVGDWYQQADVTTEHTGNSLKEIMYEIERLRKEPPTEEELKGIKNYEAGLFVLRNSTPGGIISQLNFLDLHDLPETFLTNQVQNIHAVTPEQVQQTAKQYLRPSDMTLVVVGDRKQIDKQLKKFQSELKSAPVTQ; encoded by the coding sequence ATGAAAAAGATACTTTCCATATCCCTTAGTATGTTGCTAGCTATGAGCACAAATGTTGTGCTGGCACAGAAGCAAACGCCACCGGAAGGAGGGGAGCCAAAGAACTTTACTTTACCTGCTAAACAAGAGTTTAAATTGCCTAACGGTCTGGAGGCTACTATGGTGCCTTACGGAGAAATCCCTAAGGTTACAGTAAACCTTGTGGTGCAGGCGGGTAATGTACACGAGGTGCCAAAAGAAAATGGGCTGGCCGACATAGTTGGAAAACTGATGGAACAGGGCACGGCAACCAGAAATGCATCTCAGATAGCAGAAGAGGTAGCACGTATGGGTGGCTCACTACATATAAGCATTGGACCTAACCAGACGTACATAAGTGGCGATGTTTTATCAGAATATGGGCCGGATTTGATCAGGCTGATGGCGGATATACTGAAGGAACCTGCTTTTCCGGAGTCTGAGTTGGAGCGTGTAAAAAATGACTTTAAGCGGCAGATGAACCTTGCGCGGGCACAGCCTGGTACGCAGGCGCAAATGAAATTTAGCAATGCCCTGTATGGAGATCATCCTTATGGTCGTGGCCTGCCTACCGATGCTGAAATAGATGCTTATACACTCGAGCAGGTAAGAGATTTCTACCAGAGGCAGTTTGGGGCACAACGGACAAATATTTACGTGGCTGGTAAGTTTGATGCCAGTGCTATGAAAGATGCTATCTCCTCATCACTAAGCGACTGGAGGGAAGGACCTGCTCGTCAGATACCTGTTGCCAAACCTGTAACCAAGAAAAACATGTTTGTGATTGACCGGCCAGCGGCTCCACAGTCTACCATTGTTATGGGGTTGCCTGTAGTAGACCCCTCACATCCAGATTATATGGCCTTGCGTGTTACCAACTCCTTATTGGGAGGTTCCTTCGGATCACGTATCACCAGAAACATCCGAGAGGATAAAGGGTATACGTACTCTCCATACAGCTCTTTATCTGCACGGTATAAAGTGGGGGACTGGTACCAGCAGGCTGATGTAACCACTGAACACACGGGCAATTCGCTTAAGGAAATTATGTATGAGATAGAGAGGCTGAGAAAAGAGCCCCCAACAGAAGAGGAACTGAAAGGAATAAAGAATTATGAGGCCGGACTCTTTGTGTTACGCAACTCTACACCAGGAGGAATCATCAGCCAGCTTAACTTCCTGGACCTGCACGACCTGCCAGAAACTTTCCTGACAAACCAGGTGCAGAACATACATGCTGTTACGCCCGAGCAGGTACAGCAGACAGCAAAACAGTACCTGCGGCCAAGTGATATGACTTTAGTAGTGGTAGGGGACCGTAAGCAGATTGATAAGCAACTAAAGAAATTTCAGAGTGAGCTGAAGAGTGCTCCTGTAACGCAATAA